The following are encoded together in the Blautia obeum ATCC 29174 genome:
- a CDS encoding polysaccharide deacetylase family protein: MSSSHNYPLIPRLLFLLAGAFILGGQAGKLHSWQKTQATSASLLSESTSWGLSFQKEGERPVGNATINALGKYHAYYAEDTNERKIYLTFDAGYENGNTPRILDALKKHQAPATFFVVGNFISDNPDLIRRMVSEGHTVGNHTMTHPDMSGISSKDDFLKQLNGVEELYESVTGEKMSKFYRPPQGIYSTSNLAMAQELGYSTFFWSLAYVDWIQNQQPSREEAFQKLLGRIHPGAIVLLHNTSSTNGLILDDLLTKWEEMGYRFCSLKELTGA, encoded by the coding sequence ATGTCTTCTTCTCATAATTATCCACTCATTCCCAGATTACTCTTCCTTCTTGCCGGCGCCTTTATTCTGGGTGGGCAGGCAGGTAAATTGCATTCCTGGCAGAAAACTCAGGCAACATCCGCTTCTCTCTTATCTGAATCCACCAGTTGGGGACTCAGTTTCCAAAAGGAGGGCGAACGTCCTGTCGGGAATGCCACGATCAACGCTCTTGGCAAGTATCATGCCTACTATGCGGAAGATACCAACGAAAGAAAAATCTACCTCACTTTTGATGCCGGATATGAAAACGGAAATACTCCACGTATCCTCGATGCTCTGAAAAAACATCAGGCCCCTGCCACATTTTTTGTTGTAGGTAATTTCATTTCAGACAATCCTGATCTGATCCGGCGCATGGTTTCTGAAGGGCATACAGTTGGCAATCACACAATGACGCACCCTGATATGTCAGGCATTTCTTCAAAAGATGATTTCTTAAAACAACTGAATGGCGTGGAAGAACTCTACGAATCTGTCACCGGTGAAAAAATGTCAAAATTCTACCGACCGCCTCAGGGAATCTACAGTACCTCAAACCTGGCCATGGCCCAAGAACTGGGATATTCCACCTTTTTCTGGAGCCTTGCATATGTAGACTGGATTCAGAATCAGCAGCCTTCCAGGGAAGAAGCCTTTCAAAAACTTCTCGGGCGCATTCATCCTGGTGCCATTGTCCTTCTGCACAATACTTCCTCTACAAATGGCCTGATCCTGGATGACCTGCTTACAAAATGGGAAGAAATGGGCTATCGTTTTTGCTCATTAAAAGAACTGACCGGGGCTTAA
- a CDS encoding InlB B-repeat-containing protein yields MKRITAIWKHTFLLIVILSAVCLLGNTQKVSAASYSETTCKVIFANAKGQTAGFYHNLAKTVEEGTVIQLPEINRDGYQAYWVTKIEGKEYKYKAGQKVTINQTTKFCLNLYKEYTVRFYTANGRNEYTSLRKTVVAGSRIKMPTGNSNGNYKFAGWATKVGGSVSKKKGATVKVKSNLKFYVVQQKVSTSGVKLYKYDGTYWKTVSNTNGKATFPAVSLGTGNMVLGWSKTQGKNTLSSSDYKAGDRIPTKNGKYYMVIFGMSMDRAPSVITKATKFDKVYCVGDSRTADTKMALGVAVPSNVEFIAKWGEGLYWFKSTGYRQLLSSVSKQPKNSKKAVIINLGVNDLNNGRAYVTYMKKVAANLRKYNCKMYYLSVNPVNSAMIKSVGGKARSEAQIASFNRTIYKNLCSGKNKSFTYINSCTNLQMKGWISNRHDMGIYDGLHYSNATYLRIFDYCMRYLNR; encoded by the coding sequence ATGAAAAGAATTACAGCAATCTGGAAACATACCTTTCTTCTGATCGTGATATTGTCAGCTGTCTGTCTTTTGGGGAATACACAGAAAGTATCAGCTGCATCTTACAGTGAAACGACCTGCAAAGTGATTTTTGCAAATGCAAAAGGACAGACTGCAGGTTTTTATCATAATCTTGCCAAAACTGTTGAGGAAGGAACAGTAATTCAGCTTCCGGAGATAAACAGGGATGGATATCAGGCTTACTGGGTAACAAAGATTGAAGGAAAAGAATATAAATATAAAGCCGGACAGAAAGTGACGATCAATCAGACAACAAAGTTCTGCCTGAATTTATATAAAGAATATACGGTCCGATTCTACACGGCAAATGGCAGAAATGAATATACAAGTCTTCGCAAGACGGTTGTAGCGGGCAGCAGAATCAAGATGCCAACTGGTAATTCAAATGGAAACTACAAGTTTGCCGGATGGGCAACCAAAGTCGGCGGAAGTGTCTCTAAGAAAAAGGGCGCTACTGTAAAGGTGAAAAGTAATCTGAAGTTTTATGTGGTTCAGCAGAAGGTTTCAACATCAGGTGTAAAATTATACAAATATGATGGAACCTATTGGAAGACTGTCAGCAATACAAATGGTAAGGCAACTTTTCCGGCAGTAAGTCTGGGAACGGGAAATATGGTTCTTGGATGGTCAAAGACACAGGGAAAGAATACATTGTCTTCTTCTGATTATAAGGCAGGAGATCGTATTCCAACCAAGAATGGTAAGTATTACATGGTCATTTTTGGGATGTCTATGGATCGTGCTCCATCTGTGATCACAAAAGCAACAAAGTTTGATAAGGTATACTGTGTTGGAGATTCCAGAACAGCAGATACAAAAATGGCTCTGGGAGTAGCTGTACCTTCAAATGTGGAATTTATAGCCAAGTGGGGAGAAGGCCTTTACTGGTTCAAGAGTACCGGATACAGACAGCTTCTTAGTTCTGTATCAAAACAGCCAAAGAATTCGAAAAAAGCAGTGATCATTAATCTTGGTGTCAATGATCTGAATAATGGTAGGGCTTATGTAACTTATATGAAGAAGGTTGCAGCAAATCTGAGGAAGTATAATTGTAAGATGTATTATCTTTCTGTAAATCCTGTAAATAGTGCAATGATTAAAAGTGTTGGAGGAAAAGCAAGATCAGAAGCTCAGATTGCATCATTTAACAGAACCATTTACAAAAATTTGTGTTCAGGAAAGAATAAATCATTTACGTATATTAATTCCTGCACAAACCTTCAGATGAAAGGCTGGATAAGCAACAGACATGATATGGGTATTTATGATGGTCTGCATTATTCAAATGCAACATATCTTAGAATATTCGATTACTGCATGAGATATCTGAATCGCTAA
- the eno gene encoding phosphopyruvate hydratase codes for MFRYLPVRKIQARQVLDSRGNPTVEVEVTVGEGIVGINGYTARAIVPSGASTGKFEAVELRDGKKGYYTGLSVEKAVENVNTKLAEAVIGENALDQNRIDQILIDTDGTDNKSNVGANAALGVSMAVARAAAMALRIPLYQYLGGCHSKKMPVPMMNILNGGKHADNTVDLQEFMIMPVGAEKFEEGIRMCVEIYQILRIILKERFLSTAVGDEGGFAPDLADSQEVLALIVQAVEKAGYKPGEDILIAIDAAASELYDENLNCYYFPGESQMKGKEVLRDSGEMIAYYEELVRKFPIISIEDGLHEDDWEGWKEMTERLGKTVQLVGDDLFVTNIKRLKCGIQLHAANAILVKVNQIGTLSEAMDAVEMAQNAGYRAVISHRSGETEDAFIADLAVATGAGQIKTGAPCRSDRNAKYNQLLRIAEQLEKQAVYENPFGREG; via the coding sequence ATGTTTCGTTATCTGCCTGTTCGAAAGATTCAAGCAAGACAAGTGTTGGATTCCAGAGGAAACCCGACCGTAGAGGTAGAAGTTACTGTAGGAGAAGGAATTGTTGGGATAAATGGATATACAGCGAGAGCAATAGTGCCGTCAGGTGCATCGACCGGGAAATTTGAGGCAGTGGAACTTCGCGATGGAAAAAAAGGCTATTATACAGGTTTGAGTGTGGAGAAGGCGGTAGAAAATGTAAATACGAAACTGGCAGAAGCAGTTATTGGAGAAAATGCACTGGATCAGAATCGGATCGATCAGATTCTGATTGACACGGATGGCACAGATAATAAGAGCAATGTAGGAGCAAATGCAGCACTTGGTGTTTCGATGGCGGTTGCAAGAGCGGCTGCGATGGCACTCAGAATTCCGCTTTATCAGTATCTGGGAGGCTGCCATAGTAAAAAAATGCCGGTACCGATGATGAATATTCTGAATGGGGGAAAACATGCAGATAATACAGTAGACCTTCAGGAATTTATGATCATGCCGGTGGGCGCGGAAAAGTTTGAGGAGGGAATTCGCATGTGTGTGGAGATCTACCAGATACTGCGAATTATTTTGAAAGAAAGGTTCCTGTCTACTGCGGTAGGAGATGAAGGCGGATTTGCACCGGATCTGGCAGACAGTCAGGAGGTTCTGGCATTAATTGTCCAGGCTGTGGAAAAAGCAGGATATAAACCGGGAGAAGATATTCTGATTGCGATAGATGCAGCGGCAAGTGAATTGTATGACGAGAATCTGAACTGCTATTATTTTCCGGGTGAGAGCCAGATGAAAGGAAAAGAGGTTTTAAGAGACAGCGGTGAAATGATTGCATATTATGAAGAACTTGTCAGAAAATTCCCGATAATCTCCATTGAAGACGGACTTCATGAGGATGACTGGGAAGGCTGGAAAGAGATGACCGAACGGCTGGGAAAAACGGTACAGCTTGTAGGGGATGATCTTTTTGTTACAAATATCAAACGACTGAAATGTGGGATACAGCTTCATGCGGCGAATGCAATTCTTGTCAAGGTGAACCAGATCGGCACGTTGAGTGAAGCTATGGATGCAGTAGAAATGGCACAGAATGCAGGCTATCGTGCAGTAATCTCACACAGATCCGGTGAGACAGAAGATGCATTTATCGCAGATCTGGCAGTTGCAACCGGTGCAGGCCAGATCAAAACCGGAGCACCCTGCAGATCGGATCGAAATGCAAAATACAATCAACTGCTCAGGATTGCAGAACAGCTTGAAAAACAGGCAGTTTATGAGAATCCATTTGGCAGGGAAGGGTGA
- a CDS encoding glycosyltransferase: MAKVSIIIPTYNVEMFLDECLESIQRQTLQDIEIICVNDGSTDHSLEIIKKYAENDPRFVIVDKENGGYGKAMNVGLDKATGEYIGIVEPDDYVPLAMYEDLYKIAKENDLDMVKADFYRFTRNPENGNMNLVYNHLDLTGKWYGKLFDPSEEPETLRFIMNTWSGIYKREFLEQHHIRHNETPGASFQDNGFYFQTFVYAKRAMIVDKPYYMNRRDNPNSSVNNREKVYCCNVEYDYIREILMKDPEIWSRFKYMYSLKKFHTYNFTLQRIGEQFKREYVQRISQEFKRAKENGELKQGAFYPVEWDDMMLLIQDPDAYYFKICLKNKQIRSLEKKVASLENSTTMKVGRAIMFIPLKIKKLFKKK; this comes from the coding sequence ATGGCAAAAGTATCAATTATCATACCGACATATAATGTGGAAATGTTTCTGGATGAATGTCTGGAAAGTATTCAGCGTCAGACATTGCAGGATATAGAGATTATCTGTGTGAACGATGGATCGACAGATCATTCTCTGGAAATCATTAAAAAATATGCGGAGAATGATCCACGTTTTGTGATCGTTGACAAGGAAAACGGCGGTTATGGAAAGGCTATGAATGTCGGTCTGGACAAAGCTACGGGAGAATATATCGGTATTGTGGAACCGGATGATTATGTACCGCTTGCGATGTATGAGGATCTTTACAAGATAGCAAAAGAGAACGATCTTGATATGGTGAAGGCAGATTTTTACCGTTTTACAAGAAATCCTGAAAATGGGAATATGAATCTGGTATATAACCATCTGGATTTAACAGGGAAATGGTACGGAAAGCTCTTTGATCCTAGTGAAGAACCGGAGACATTACGTTTTATCATGAATACCTGGAGTGGTATTTACAAAAGAGAGTTTTTGGAGCAGCATCACATCAGACATAACGAAACTCCTGGAGCATCTTTCCAGGACAATGGTTTTTATTTCCAGACTTTTGTTTATGCAAAGCGTGCGATGATCGTGGATAAGCCGTACTATATGAATCGTCGTGATAATCCGAATTCCTCTGTCAATAACAGGGAAAAAGTCTACTGCTGTAATGTAGAGTATGATTATATCCGTGAGATATTGATGAAAGATCCGGAAATCTGGAGCCGCTTTAAATATATGTATTCTTTGAAGAAATTTCATACTTATAATTTTACGCTGCAGCGGATTGGAGAGCAGTTTAAGAGGGAATATGTTCAGAGAATCAGTCAGGAATTCAAAAGAGCAAAAGAAAACGGAGAATTGAAACAGGGAGCGTTCTATCCTGTTGAATGGGATGATATGATGCTGCTGATCCAAGATCCGGATGCTTACTACTTCAAGATATGTCTGAAGAATAAGCAGATCCGTTCTCTGGAAAAGAAAGTAGCATCATTGGAGAATTCCACAACTATGAAGGTTGGGCGTGCAATCATGTTTATTCCGTTAAAGATAAAAAAGCTTTTTAAGAAAAAATAA
- the secG gene encoding preprotein translocase subunit SecG — protein sequence MQILRTILTVIFAIDCIALTVVVLMQEGKQQGLGGAISGAADSYWGKNKGRSMEGGLVKATTIMAVLFFVLAAVLNMNF from the coding sequence GTGCAGATTTTAAGAACTATTCTCACTGTTATTTTTGCCATAGATTGTATTGCGCTTACCGTTGTTGTACTTATGCAGGAAGGAAAGCAGCAGGGACTTGGTGGAGCGATTTCCGGAGCAGCGGATTCCTACTGGGGAAAGAACAAAGGTCGTTCTATGGAGGGTGGACTTGTGAAAGCTACCACAATTATGGCAGTGTTATTTTTTGTACTGGCAGCAGTTTTGAATATGAATTTTTAA
- the smpB gene encoding SsrA-binding protein SmpB yields the protein MAKKSGMKLIANNKKAFHDYFIEDTYEAGIALVGTEVKSLRAGKCSVKESFIRVENGEVYIYGMHISPYEKGNIFNKDPMRVRKLLLHRYEINKIEGSLQEKGLTLVPLKVYFKDSLVKLEIGVARGKKLYDKRQDIAKKDQRREAEREFKVKNL from the coding sequence ATGGCAAAAAAATCCGGGATGAAATTGATCGCAAATAATAAAAAAGCTTTTCATGACTATTTTATAGAGGATACTTATGAAGCAGGGATCGCACTTGTCGGCACTGAGGTGAAGTCGCTCAGAGCAGGTAAATGCAGTGTGAAGGAATCGTTTATTCGTGTGGAAAACGGGGAAGTATACATTTACGGGATGCATATCAGTCCTTATGAGAAGGGAAACATTTTTAACAAAGATCCCATGAGAGTCCGTAAATTACTTCTTCACAGATATGAGATCAACAAAATCGAAGGAAGTCTTCAGGAAAAAGGCCTGACTCTTGTACCACTGAAAGTATATTTCAAGGACAGTCTTGTGAAACTTGAAATAGGAGTTGCACGCGGTAAAAAGTTGTATGACAAGAGACAGGATATTGCGAAGAAAGATCAGCGGAGAGAGGCAGAAAGAGAATTCAAAGTCAAAAATCTGTAA
- the glf gene encoding UDP-galactopyranose mutase has protein sequence MSKKYDYLVVGAGLYGAVFAHEAKEAGKSVLVIDKRPNIAGNVFTEDVEGIHVHKYGAHIFHTNNKKVWNYITRFAEFNRFTNSPVANYHGELYSLPFNMYTFNKMWGVVTPEEAAAKIEEQKKEAGITEPKNLEEQAISLVGRDIFEKLIKGYTEKQWGRDCKDLPAFIIKRLPVRLTFDNNYFNALYQGIPVGGYTKMVANMLDGVEVRLGEDYLEKKAEYDALAEKVIYTGPIDAYFDYQMGYLEYRSVRFETELLDKPNFQGNAAVNYTDRETPWTRIIEHKWFEFGKDDEGNDLPKTVISREYSSEWKPGDEPYYPVNDEKNGALYSKYRELAQKEKKVVFGGRLGEYKYYDMDAVIASALDMREKELG, from the coding sequence ATGAGTAAAAAATATGATTATCTGGTAGTTGGTGCAGGTTTATACGGAGCAGTATTTGCGCATGAAGCAAAAGAAGCCGGAAAGTCAGTGCTGGTGATTGATAAACGCCCGAATATTGCTGGAAATGTGTTTACAGAGGATGTAGAGGGAATTCATGTGCATAAATACGGCGCGCATATTTTCCATACAAATAATAAAAAAGTATGGAATTATATTACTCGCTTTGCAGAGTTTAACCGCTTCACAAACAGCCCGGTTGCAAATTATCATGGTGAGTTATATTCTCTGCCATTTAATATGTATACATTCAATAAGATGTGGGGAGTAGTAACTCCGGAAGAAGCGGCAGCCAAGATTGAAGAACAGAAAAAAGAGGCTGGTATCACAGAGCCGAAGAATCTGGAAGAACAGGCAATTTCCCTGGTAGGAAGAGATATTTTTGAAAAGCTGATCAAGGGTTATACAGAAAAGCAATGGGGTCGTGACTGCAAAGATCTCCCGGCTTTTATCATCAAGAGACTTCCGGTCCGTCTTACATTTGATAACAATTATTTTAACGCATTGTATCAGGGAATTCCGGTTGGCGGATATACCAAAATGGTTGCCAATATGCTGGACGGAGTAGAAGTTCGCCTTGGAGAGGATTATCTGGAGAAAAAAGCAGAATACGATGCACTTGCTGAAAAAGTGATCTATACGGGTCCGATCGATGCATATTTTGATTACCAGATGGGATATCTGGAGTATCGTTCGGTACGTTTTGAGACAGAACTTCTGGATAAGCCGAATTTCCAGGGAAATGCAGCAGTCAATTATACAGACAGAGAGACTCCATGGACAAGGATCATTGAGCATAAATGGTTTGAATTTGGAAAAGATGATGAAGGAAATGATCTTCCGAAGACAGTGATCAGCCGTGAGTATAGTTCTGAGTGGAAACCGGGAGATGAACCGTATTATCCGGTGAATGATGAGAAGAACGGTGCTCTTTACAGCAAATACAGAGAGCTTGCCCAAAAAGAGAAAAAGGTTGTATTTGGCGGCCGTCTGGGAGAGTATAAGTATTATGACATGGATGCGGTGATCGCATCAGCACTGGACATGCGCGAAAAGGAACTTGGCTAA
- the rnr gene encoding ribonuclease R, with protein MSKKKIWEKKKKKKFSKEKISVKPKKRDIKALSKLGLIKEGTFIGNHKGFGFVELEEEEDDIFIPADHTGTAMHMDRVRVLLKNEAKTGKRREGTVIEILERVNKEIVGTFQRERDYGFILCDNQKFSKDIYISPKNSKGVRDGDKVVAEIIDYGNDRRKPEGKIAENLGSMNAPGTDILAIVKSFNIPSEFPVKVMNQAMRVPDHVQEADRDGRTDLTQLMTVTIDGEDAKDLDDAVSLTKEGNIYHLGVHIADVSNYVQGGSALDKEALKRGTSVYLADRVIPMLPERLSNGICSLNQGQDRLTLSCLMDIDENGTVVAHRIAETVIRVDRRMSYNQVRCILEDGDTETSREYKEFVPMFFLMKELSALLRSKRHNRGSIDFDFPESKIILNGAGRAIDVKPYEQNVATQIIEDFMLMANETVAKEYCQGEYPFVYRTHDNPDPERVESLLTLLRHQGIQVQKACEEITPKEIQEILEQIQGMPNEMMISRLMLRTMKQARYTTECSGHFGLAAKYYCHFTSPIRRYPDLQIHRIIRDNIRGRLQREGKTEHYREILEHVAEQSSVCERRAQEAERESDRLKKAEYMSYHLGEVFEGIISGVTAYGFYVELPNTVEGLVHITALSDDYYEFDEENYELRGELTKKVYHLGQKVTVRVADADALKRTVDFSVVENTVDEMSLNE; from the coding sequence GTGAGTAAGAAGAAAATCTGGGAAAAGAAAAAAAAGAAAAAATTTTCCAAAGAGAAAATATCTGTAAAACCAAAGAAAAGGGATATAAAAGCCCTCAGTAAGCTGGGACTGATCAAAGAAGGAACTTTTATCGGTAATCATAAGGGCTTTGGTTTTGTAGAACTGGAAGAGGAGGAAGATGATATCTTTATCCCGGCAGATCATACAGGGACTGCAATGCATATGGACCGTGTCCGGGTACTCCTCAAAAATGAAGCCAAAACAGGGAAACGCAGAGAAGGTACTGTAATAGAGATTCTGGAACGTGTAAATAAAGAAATCGTTGGTACATTCCAGAGGGAGAGGGATTACGGTTTTATTCTGTGCGATAATCAGAAGTTCTCAAAGGATATCTACATTTCGCCTAAGAATTCCAAAGGGGTTCGCGATGGAGACAAAGTTGTTGCAGAGATTATAGATTATGGGAACGACAGGAGAAAACCGGAAGGTAAGATCGCAGAGAATCTTGGAAGTATGAATGCACCGGGAACGGACATTCTTGCAATCGTTAAAAGCTTCAATATTCCGTCAGAGTTTCCTGTAAAAGTTATGAATCAGGCCATGCGGGTACCGGATCATGTGCAGGAGGCTGACCGGGATGGCAGAACGGATCTGACACAGCTTATGACAGTTACAATCGATGGTGAAGATGCAAAAGATCTGGATGATGCAGTTTCTCTTACAAAAGAGGGAAATATATATCATCTGGGTGTGCATATTGCAGATGTGAGTAATTATGTACAGGGAGGAAGTGCACTGGACAAAGAAGCACTGAAAAGGGGCACCAGTGTATATCTTGCTGACAGAGTCATTCCAATGCTTCCGGAACGGCTGTCTAACGGAATCTGTTCATTGAATCAGGGGCAGGACCGCCTGACTTTAAGCTGCCTTATGGATATTGATGAGAATGGTACAGTAGTTGCTCATCGGATTGCAGAGACGGTTATTCGAGTGGATCGTCGTATGAGTTATAATCAGGTCAGATGTATTCTTGAAGATGGAGACACTGAGACAAGCAGAGAGTATAAGGAATTTGTGCCAATGTTTTTCCTTATGAAAGAATTATCGGCACTTTTGAGAAGCAAGAGACATAACAGAGGTTCTATTGATTTCGATTTTCCTGAAAGCAAGATCATTCTGAACGGGGCAGGACGGGCAATCGATGTGAAGCCATACGAACAGAATGTTGCTACACAGATCATAGAAGATTTTATGCTGATGGCAAATGAAACAGTGGCAAAAGAATACTGCCAGGGAGAATATCCGTTTGTTTACCGTACGCATGACAATCCGGATCCGGAAAGAGTGGAAAGCCTTCTTACGCTTCTGAGACACCAGGGGATTCAGGTGCAGAAAGCATGTGAGGAAATCACACCAAAGGAAATTCAGGAGATTCTTGAGCAGATTCAGGGAATGCCGAATGAAATGATGATCAGCAGACTGATGTTGAGAACGATGAAACAGGCACGATATACAACAGAGTGCAGCGGACACTTTGGGCTTGCGGCGAAATATTACTGTCATTTTACCTCTCCGATCAGAAGATATCCGGATTTACAGATCCACCGTATCATTCGTGATAATATAAGAGGCAGATTACAGCGAGAAGGAAAAACAGAACATTACAGGGAAATACTGGAACATGTGGCAGAACAGTCCAGCGTATGCGAAAGACGTGCACAGGAGGCGGAGAGAGAGTCTGACCGTCTGAAAAAAGCAGAGTATATGTCCTATCATCTGGGAGAAGTTTTCGAGGGAATTATTTCGGGAGTTACTGCTTATGGATTTTATGTGGAACTTCCGAATACAGTGGAAGGCCTCGTTCATATTACGGCACTGTCAGATGATTATTATGAATTCGATGAGGAAAACTATGAACTTCGTGGAGAGCTTACGAAGAAAGTTTACCATCTGGGGCAGAAAGTTACGGTCAGAGTGGCTGATGCAGATGCACTGAAACGAACGGTGGATTTTTCAGTAGTTGAAAACACTGTAGATGAGATGAGTCTGAACGAATAA
- the pyrH gene encoding UMP kinase: MKRILLKLSGEALAGAEKKGFDEATVIAVAKQIRAVAEEGTQIGIVIGGGNFWRGRTSETINRNKADQIGMLATVMNCIYVSDICRYLGLKTEIFTPFVCGAFTKLYSKDAVEEAFAEGKILFFAGGTGHPYFSTDTATVLRAVEIEAEAILLAKAVDGIYDSDPKLNPNAVKYDEISIEEVVDKKLAAMDLTASIMCLEQKMPMLVFGLEEENSIVNAVHGKFTGTKVTV, translated from the coding sequence ATGAAAAGAATATTACTGAAATTAAGTGGAGAAGCTCTTGCCGGAGCCGAAAAAAAAGGATTTGACGAGGCAACGGTTATTGCTGTTGCAAAACAGATCCGTGCGGTTGCGGAAGAAGGAACACAGATTGGTATTGTGATCGGTGGAGGCAACTTCTGGAGAGGTCGTACAAGCGAGACGATCAATCGTAACAAAGCAGACCAGATCGGCATGCTTGCTACTGTGATGAATTGTATTTATGTATCTGATATCTGCAGATATCTGGGACTTAAGACAGAAATCTTTACACCATTTGTATGTGGCGCATTCACAAAACTTTACTCAAAAGATGCAGTAGAAGAGGCATTTGCAGAAGGCAAGATTCTTTTCTTTGCAGGAGGAACAGGCCATCCGTATTTCTCAACAGATACAGCTACAGTTCTGCGTGCTGTTGAGATCGAAGCAGAAGCAATCCTTCTTGCAAAGGCAGTAGACGGTATTTATGACAGCGATCCAAAACTGAATCCGAATGCTGTGAAATACGATGAGATTTCTATTGAAGAAGTTGTTGATAAAAAACTTGCAGCAATGGATCTTACTGCATCTATTATGTGCCTTGAACAGAAGATGCCGATGCTGGTATTTGGCCTTGAAGAAGAAAACAGTATTGTAAATGCTGTACATGGTAAATTTACAGGAACAAAAGTAACTGTATAA
- the frr gene encoding ribosome recycling factor, translated as MDERVQKYEQKMTKTLDGFEAELTTIRAGRANPHILDKITVDYYGSPTPLQQVANITVPEARMIQIQPWESSLIKGIEKAILTSDLGLNPSNDGKIVRLVLPELTEERRKDLVKDVKKKGEAAKVAVRNIRRDANDAFKKLTKQDVSEDEVKDLEDAVQKLTDKFIKKIDAAVEVKSKEILTV; from the coding sequence ATGGATGAAAGAGTTCAGAAATATGAGCAGAAAATGACAAAAACACTGGATGGCTTTGAGGCAGAGCTGACTACGATTCGTGCAGGACGTGCAAATCCGCATATCCTTGACAAGATCACAGTAGATTATTATGGCAGCCCGACACCACTTCAGCAGGTTGCGAACATTACTGTACCGGAAGCAAGAATGATTCAGATCCAGCCATGGGAATCCAGCCTGATCAAAGGCATTGAGAAAGCGATCCTTACTTCAGATCTTGGACTGAATCCGAGCAACGATGGTAAGATCGTGCGCCTGGTTCTTCCGGAACTGACGGAAGAACGTCGTAAAGATCTTGTAAAAGACGTAAAGAAAAAAGGAGAAGCAGCCAAGGTTGCTGTTCGTAATATTCGCCGTGATGCAAATGATGCATTTAAGAAGCTGACCAAACAGGATGTTTCTGAAGATGAAGTAAAAGATCTGGAAGATGCAGTACAGAAGCTTACAGATAAGTTCATCAAGAAGATTGATGCTGCGGTTGAGGTGAAATCAAAAGAAATCCTGACAGTATAA
- the tagD gene encoding glycerol-3-phosphate cytidylyltransferase: protein MKRVITYGTFDLLHYGHINLLRRARQLGDYLIVGLSTDEFNWNEKQKKCYFSYEKRKQLLEAIRYVDLVIPEENWEQKRTDVKEYHVDTFVMGDDWKGKFDFLKEEGCEVVYLPRTPEISSSQIKEDLHTKESKND, encoded by the coding sequence ATGAAACGTGTTATCACATATGGAACTTTTGATCTGCTCCACTATGGACATATCAATTTACTGAGAAGAGCACGACAGCTGGGGGATTATCTTATTGTAGGTCTTTCAACGGATGAGTTTAACTGGAATGAGAAACAGAAGAAATGTTATTTTTCTTATGAAAAAAGAAAACAGCTGCTGGAGGCAATTCGTTATGTAGATCTTGTTATTCCTGAGGAGAACTGGGAGCAGAAGAGAACGGATGTGAAAGAGTATCATGTGGATACTTTTGTAATGGGAGATGACTGGAAGGGAAAATTTGATTTTCTGAAAGAAGAAGGATGCGAGGTGGTATATCTGCCACGTACTCCGGAGATTTCTAGCTCACAGATTAAAGAAGATCTCCATACAAAAGAAAGTAAAAACGATTGA